The genomic region AGCGCGAGGAACCGTCGCCAGGCCTCGTCGAGCGTGTCCAGGGCTGTGGTGTGCCGCCCCGCCGAGTCCTGTGCGCAGCCCAGGAAGTAGAGGCCGATGGCGATACCGCGCGAGTCACCGTCCAGGCGGTAGAACTCCAGCGCCTCCCCGTACGTCTCCACGGCGCGGGAGAGGTCGTGCCGGTCCCAGTAACGACCGTAGAACTCACGCGCGGAGGCCCGCAGCAGCGTGTCACCGCTCTCGTCGGCCCGGACGATCGCGGTCTCCAGCTCCGCGCGGGCACGGTCGTCGTCTCCGCGGTCCAGCAGGGGACGTGACACCAGGGCGCGCAGCCGGGACTCGGCGGCGGGATTCCCGTCCGCGGCGGCAGCCAGCGCGCCGAGCTCGCCGGACTCCGCCCAGTCGTTGAGGTAGCGGCGGTTGAGGTAGAGCGCGGTGAGCGCCTCCGCCAGCTCCCAGGTCCGGCGGTGCAGATTCAGCGCCGCCGCGGCGCGCACGGCTGCGAGGAGTTCGGCGCGGTGTCCGACCAGCCAATTCAGGGCGTCGGCCTTGGTGGAGAACGGCCCAGCGGCACCGTCTAGTCGCCGCGTGTACGCGCCGATGCGCATCCGGCCGCCCATCACGGCCAGGTCCGCGTACCCGGTGAGGGTGAGGAAGTGGTCGATCACGCGCTTCACGGCTGCCGCGCGTTGTTCCCCGGTCTCGTGCTGTTCGGCCTGGCTGCGGGCGTGGAGGCGTACCAAACCGTGGAACCCGTACGGACCGGCGGGTTCGTGTCCCGGTCCGGCCCCCGGCTCCCGCTCCCCGTCGCCGGGCACCGCGACCTCCACCAGACTCGCCTCTTCGAGCGTGTCCAGGAGGCGCTGTGCCTGCCGGGGTGTCAGGTCCGCGAGAGCGGCGGCGGTCTCGGCGTCCCAGTGGTGCCCGGGATAGACGCCGAGGAGCCGGTAGAGGCGGGACGCCTCCGCATCGAGGCCCTCGTACGCAACGGTGAAGACGGCAGCCACAGCGTTTTCTCCTCCCAGGCTCAGGGCATCCAGTCGGCCCTGCTCATCGGCCAGTTCGGCGGCCAGCGCGGACGGAGTGAGTCCTCGGTGCATGGCCAGGCGGGCGCCCGCGACCCGCAGCGCGACAGGTAAGCCGTCGCAGAGGTCGACGATGCGGGCTGCCGCATCCGGATCGGCCGCCACGCGCCCGGCCCCGCACAGGTCCTCCAGGACGCGCAGGCCGTGCGCCGGTTCGAGCGGTCCGAGACGCATCAGCTCCGCGCCGGACATGACCAGCTCGCCGAGCCGTCCACGGCTCGTGGCGATGACGGCACTGCCCGGACCACCGGGGATCAGCGCTCTGAGCTGAGCCGGTTCGGTGACGTCGTCGAGCACCACCAGGACCCGCCGGAGCGCCGTGTGGCTGCGGAAGAGCGCGCACAACTCACCGAGTGTGGGTGGCAGGTATTCGTCCGTGACTCCGAGCGCACGCAGACAACTGGTCACGCCGGTGGAGACATCGGCGCCCGCCTCGCGGCGCAGTTCGGTGAAGTCGACATAGAAGTCACCATCGGGAAACTGCTCGCGCCGGTCCTGGACCCATTGCCGGACCGTGGCCGACTTCCCCATTCCGGGCAATCCGCTGAGCACCGCGACGCGCGCACCGTTGCCGCCCCGGCCGGCCCAGTCGTCGATGTCGCCGAGGACCGCCGTCCGATTGACGAACCCGGGCGACGCCGGGGGGACTTGCCGGGGCACCACAGCCGTCCGGGGCTGCGGCATGTTCACGGTCAGAGCCCCGATCTCTCCTGCCTGAATGACGGGACCGTACGCGGTTCCGTCGAAGTCGTTCCTCACGGACCCTGAATCCATCTTTTCCCCCGCGGCGGCCGACACCATCCGGTGCACACGCTACCCGTGCGGGCATCCGGGCGCCGGTACGATCTGGGCCATGCCGCTGCCCGACCCCAGGAACGTACAAGTGAATTACAGAAGCGGCATACATGGCGATACCGGACACTCTAGAATGAACGATGCGATAGCGGTCAGCGGTCAGCGGTCAGCGGTCAGCGGTCAGCGGTCAGCGGTCAGCGGTCAGCGGATGACAGGCGGCGGGCGACAGGCGGCGGAGCAGAAGTCCGTACTCTTCGCGGCCCGTTCGGCGACCGCCCTGCACCGTCTCCTCGACGTCATCCCGGTCTTCGTGGGTGACGACCGCATCCGCCACCGCCGGTTCACCCTCGTCCCCGGCTCGGAGTTCGACATCGACGCCCTCGCCGCGGTCGAACGCGCCGGCGCCCGAACGATCCCGTGGGCCGAGGCCGTACGCCACCCGCACGACCTGATCGTCGCCGCCAGCCCGAAGGGCGATCTCGACCGTCTCACCGGCCCGCTGGCCCTGCTCCCGCACGGTGCGGGCTTCAACAAGGCGGTTCCGTACGAGGGATCGGCCCGTACGGCGTCCGGTCTCGATCCGGCGATGCTGCTGCGCAACGGCCGGCCGATCGCAGACCTGCACGCCCTCGCCCACCCCAGCCAGGCCGACCGCCTCGCCGTCGGCTGCCCACCGGCCGCAGCTCGCAGCACCGTAGTCGGCGATCCGACCCTGGACCGCATGCTGGTCTCCCTCCCCCGCCGCGGGAGTTACCGCACCACCCTGGGAACCGGTGGCCGCAAGGTGATCGCCCTGACCTCGACCTGGGGCCCCGAGTCCCTGCT from Streptomyces sp. NBC_01267 harbors:
- a CDS encoding NB-ARC domain-containing protein produces the protein MRNDFDGTAYGPVIQAGEIGALTVNMPQPRTAVVPRQVPPASPGFVNRTAVLGDIDDWAGRGGNGARVAVLSGLPGMGKSATVRQWVQDRREQFPDGDFYVDFTELRREAGADVSTGVTSCLRALGVTDEYLPPTLGELCALFRSHTALRRVLVVLDDVTEPAQLRALIPGGPGSAVIATSRGRLGELVMSGAELMRLGPLEPAHGLRVLEDLCGAGRVAADPDAAARIVDLCDGLPVALRVAGARLAMHRGLTPSALAAELADEQGRLDALSLGGENAVAAVFTVAYEGLDAEASRLYRLLGVYPGHHWDAETAAALADLTPRQAQRLLDTLEEASLVEVAVPGDGEREPGAGPGHEPAGPYGFHGLVRLHARSQAEQHETGEQRAAAVKRVIDHFLTLTGYADLAVMGGRMRIGAYTRRLDGAAGPFSTKADALNWLVGHRAELLAAVRAAAALNLHRRTWELAEALTALYLNRRYLNDWAESGELGALAAAADGNPAAESRLRALVSRPLLDRGDDDRARAELETAIVRADESGDTLLRASAREFYGRYWDRHDLSRAVETYGEALEFYRLDGDSRGIAIGLYFLGCAQDSAGRHTTALDTLDEAWRRFLALTVKDERMAARARSAIGTTLHHLGRDDEAVTALEEAVHAFGSVGARHYEAPAREALAELCSGDQRLRHLVRALEIYEEGGGPRVAVLRERLSAEFPSPEFPSGEQS